A single Buteo buteo chromosome 17, bButBut1.hap1.1, whole genome shotgun sequence DNA region contains:
- the GPN1 gene encoding GPN-loop GTPase 1, translating into MVPPPPRQHAPRPPARDGEVPPVRFRPPPHGGIRPRAPRGDAASCPRAPTGPVRRGEAARARGCVPGRRRWRRQGDGRVPRASWRGAVEAAAPLPCSSRPGRTSRCWEDGGPGVCAGAGQGRLRENHLRVQRLAAHLHGQRCPPYVINLDPAVHDLPFPANIDIRDPVKYKEVMKQYMQLCKLM; encoded by the exons atggtgccgccgccgccacgtCAGCAcgcgccccgcccgcccgcgcgcGACGGCGAGGTCCCGCCCGTCCGTTTCCGGCCGCCTCCTCACGGCGGCATCCGGCCCCGAGCCCCACGGGGGGATGCTGCCAGCTGCCCCCGGGCCCCGACCGGGCCCGTCCGGCGCGGGGAAGCCGCGCGAGCCCGCGGTTGCGTACCCGgccggcggcggtggcggcggcagGGCGACGGCCGAGTCCCGCGCGCGTCATGGCGGGGTGCTGTGGAGGCGGCCGCCCCTTTGCCGTGCTCCTCGCGCCCCGGAAGGACAAGCAGGTGCTGGGAAGATGGCGGCCCCGGTGTGtgtgctggtgctgggcagggccGGCTCCGGGAAAACCACCTTCGTGTGCAG CGACTCGCGGCCCACCTGCATGGGCAGCGCTGCCCCCCGTACGTGATCAACCTGGACCCCGCCGTGCACGACCTGCCCTTCCCGGCTAACATTG ATATCAGGGACCCTGTGAAGTACAAAGAAGTCATGAAACA ATACAtgcagctgtgcaagttaaTGTAG